Proteins from one Carassius auratus strain Wakin linkage group LG28B, ASM336829v1, whole genome shotgun sequence genomic window:
- the LOC113067357 gene encoding transcription factor 20-like isoform X1 — MQNFPNSPVPLHPGFSRPGSVVGSPYQHHPSDLQISPRNSEDYAPRQQTQPNLQSHGQHLRSQQHLLHAPPIHGYGSRRAAGELTQGNTHSGGGNSYRKDSVDYYFSVSGRERSRRGGAAYGAGFRYSNMDGHAPHQYQHLSGSGSSSGMISPYSMDYSSGSASAVGSSNSSGAGCFSPSQQYSLAHTASVQSGAQMHQLQHGQRYQGLHQGQHQRTYPISGNRIPPQFGHYAPLNATTDSTGMYNSPPQRYGTSSSSTDAKMNNSPTQSNPNTHTSSSASNSCENMGQSYTSSAYSPQSQSLHKHAPHSQRPSQLSTGAGHDPSLKMQHQGHLHTKLPHSLVSSSPALPSHPSQDIAKSPLHSQSQQARIDQNFSPISNPSPGPSAVQSPSCSSSSSPLMGSSEGNNAVIHLQPSSNPSVSNARSSQSHGRLLQAVPQLSPTPNSNSSISSCGSGIGTKAAVLNHGAGVGHAAMSQNRMRQGLRGGPGEDGSLYPHDKLLQDPGLNSLNALTSQVENLPNTVQHMLLTDTVLPLKKGRDSAHHLQVQQGSQSFLGNQNKSGNSSASGQTLVNKESSEMLEAKGDQQVECERNRQASETSNESEPQSYSSSQSQMPSEARQQVLDLQVNTGVLSTGSKQLSQANTPETLTPSSSSPPSSVHASAEPSPKQPVYPPAPPSPINSAHPNCVAEKYLHNYDDDSVTKGCKIKMIKDEESEVENADPSCDRENSENKRSVPPTKDEAKSDAKEFESQSKNENVSEQHNFGGVGVIVSARSEGNTESSKHTGARSPRYGVSHYSNKHSKPGDQLDVNVLRETRNHNGEGEMCMEKYVSQYDISPKQEFGQNPQPSIQSHSASFKYSNPDVHYKAAKSRGKLGLGSSMGTNRCQNYHQLEASYGSIGRKEIGVFGMEGGRAIVSRSQDSSSQFHQSFPSLLQEVLQGHHLDRRYGRPDQTSSVHQQSQDTSQYRYQTRLPYSMDENLSSHAMGSQTLISGLNVKFRQMASGKPPNSSQNQGPDNDIVLGPSHPSWDSEAHKPNVTHGISLEQDKTSLSPSQSSHMEQCLDLTTGVPSKHINLADYSLQHRKPPRYGTSSSAVEQLLLQEAEPLACGVGPICHTQSQTSSGRRSVICDVSPSRRTTPERERGHSGTSGPSVIQQPFSSSGSNEQKGKEEIKVKKAQKKEDSSKSETAGQNTDGNCSMPPSKECSKPLHPLVDVDFDIEKTNSAKGNSEATSNLPYLLQMSSNPLSSPPRHQSFSQAVDGFRAYGFSDTVDGPKIISHPRPHQPFHTVSAYSKTTPSTNKLQAFPQSLPPHERHDWTPDRQRLRGIDRHIPQRLSEQKGKSQASSDILPSQHHQSRQHPYPSSHFDMKRWDTYPEREGAGQPTTVPHEHVGSRPVTNAVPKPGEDGISDKSADDTAKSFHSLASVDAVSPAEQPGKTSQGIHQGPRATKTGTLTETNPLIMRRRVRSFISPIPAKRQHQDVPGQRPGSAYHSPLSQSHSDSKLATNNGSGSTDTQTKLSSPKTQYSISSANSPSQPKAKFLPPRKGHGLKLEAIVRKITPSVKKNDFNNSHVESNFSEVSHYASDIPDPEGGTSFSSVSQGEEACLSYLDDSHTLDDLMPYRVVEDAFSCDSQTLKLGATASSTNALRSLPKDFDFGLGAAGSSGSLGESDKDDFTLLGPLPPAPPLPCPVQGSPPSSSALSDIQQFTNTYQQLETRRGEQSAANLLKQKLEETGMVFDDYPGGDYYGTTTGHSQSPGHHLLSRASQHQMTSLRSTSSDTKTSENTVPKGYFPSGKKKGRPVGSVNKQKRAQAQIQNTAASIPVDSVPSPTAEPQSVPIPDTASEVPQVSTPPDQKPCPSLSPPAQTQVVKVDVESEETQPELDVKPVRHRPKKGKEDNETPGDQGRRRRGMASKEKLDTQASSRGNISPCGILSDARSNLFTPYIHVEKKIAEIGAVCTIINADDEKFKCGDKAGHLAVDGPLNFPLSSQLVRKEKENERTKENWVSEPVDSALQSGKTLPTSEYVLPGPVISETGHTGRLLCCLCQKWANYKHLGDLYGPFYPAEYAAKLPKNQPQVRQTSSNHGVSTTGFSMTSVPIETTPQDTRLQDSQNIKSCADSDHTVSQATNSASPATTVGTVSPSMGEEMPFQNVKMSSSTSKVTAHTWDLAGELTSELGTSKAQELDGEIVLKQLHVENTQQRPQHRKLTSHPRFKRRHKSNEDLPRTVPINSKASLPFQPPPPSLDSLDPMAQMAQLPLVPLDPEELWVHEGCIVWTSGVYLVNGRLYGLQEALDGARDTSCSHCEMVGSTLGCYSKGCTLSYHYLCAIEADCSLNEDNFSLRCPKHKVRDQDFTSNVEMSRSTKAWSGVSGAVGARTSAPSDRRDSLAVLERCDQTLCCASLQQRLCPAGRQPWTQSSDTFSKEH, encoded by the exons ATGCAGAATTTTCCCAACAGTCCAGTCCCTCTTCATCCAGGATTTAGCCGGCCAGGAAGTGTTGTTGGTTCCCCATATCAACACCACCCTTCAGACCTTCAGATATCTCCCAGAAACTCAGAGGACTATGCGCCCAGGCAGCAAACTCAACCTAACCTGCAGAGCCATGGTCAGCACCTGCGGAGCCAACAGCATCTTCTACACGCTCCCCCTATACATGGCTATGGATCCAGAAGAGCAGCTGGAGAGCTGACACAGGGAAACACTCACAGTGGAGGAGGGAACTCTTACCGTAAGGACAGTgtggattattatttttctgtgagTGGACGAGAAAGAAGCAGGAGAGGCGGAGCTGCATATGGTGCAGGATTTAGATACTCAAACATGGATGGACACGCACCTCATCAGTACCAACACTTATCTGGTTCAGGGTCATCTTCTGGAATGATTTCTCCCTACTCTATGGATTACAGCTCCGGCAGTGCCTCTGCAGTTGGGAGTAGTAATAGTAGTGGTGCTGGTTGCTTTTCTCCTTCCCAGCAATACAGTCTGGCTCATACTGCTTCAGTACAATCAGGTGCTCAGATGCATCAACTGCAGCATGGACAGAGATATCAAGGATTGCACCAAGGTCAGCATCAGCGGACATACCCGATTTCTGGAAACCGAATTCCCCCTCAGTTTGGACACTATGCCCCCCTTAATGCAACCACAGACTCTACTGGAATGTATAACTCTCCGCCACAAAGGTACGGCACGAGTAGCAGCAGCACAGATGCCAAAATGAATAACTCTCCCACTCAGTCTAATCCAAATACTCATACAAGTTCATCTGCTTCAAACAGCTGTGAGAATATGGGACAAAGTTACACATCATCTGCATATTCGCCGCAATCTCAGTCCCTTCACAAGCATGCCCCCCATTCCCAGCGTCCCTCTCAGCTCAGCACTGGAGCAGGTCATGACCCCTCCCTCAAAATGCAGCACCAAGGACATTTGCACACCAAACTGCCCCATTCTTTGGTGTCCTCCAGCCCTGCTCTGCCTTCACATCCTTCTCAAGACATCGCCAAATCTCCCTTGCACTCTCAAAGTCAACAGGCTCGCATTGATCAGAACTTCAGTCCCATATCTAATCCCTCTCCTGGTCCATCTGCAGTACAGTCTCCGAGCTGCAGCTCCTCTTCGTCTCCACTAATGGGGAGTTCTGAAGGAAACAATGCTGTTATTCATCTGCAGCCATCATCAAACCCCTCTGTTTCAAATGCTCGCAGCAGCCAAAGCCATGGACGTCTTCTGCAGGCCGTACCTCAGCTGAGCCCCACTCCCAATTCAAATAGCAGCATCAGTAGTTGTGGTAGTGGCATAGGCACTAAAGCAGCTGTATTGAACCACGGTGCAGGGGTGGGTCATGCTGCCATGAGTCAGAACCGAATGAGACAAGGTCTTCGGGGCGGTCCAGGGGAAGATGGCTCCCTGTACCCTCATGACAAACTCTTGCAGGACCCTGGACTGAATAGTCTCAATGCTCTGACCTCTCAAGTGGAGAATCTACCTAATACAGTGCAGCACATGCTTCTAACAGATACTGTGCTGCCCCTAAAGAAAGGCAGAGACAGTGCACATCACCTTCAGGTGCAGCAAGGATCACAATCTTTTCTTGGCAACCAAAACAAATCTGGTAATTCCAGCGCCAGCGGTCAGACCTTAGTGAATAAAGAGAGTTCTGAGATGCTGGAAGCAAAAGGGGATCAACAAGTAGAATGTGAGCGGAATAGGCAGGCAAGTGAAACAAGCAACGAATCTGAGCCACAAAGCTACTCATCATCACAGAGTCAGATGCCGTCGGAAGCGAGGCAACAAGTATTGGATCTCCAGGTCAACACTGGAGTCCTTTCAACAGGTTCAAAACAACTGTCTCAAGCAAATACACCAGAAACCCTGACTCCCTCCTCTTCTTCACCACCATCATCAGTTCATGCTTCTGCAGAACCCAGCCCAAAACAACCAGTTTATCCCCCTGCCCCACCATCTCCTATTAACTCAGCACATCCAAACTGTGTGGCAGAAAAATACCTTcataattatgatgatgataGTGTAACGAAGGGATGCAAAATCAAAATGATAAAAGATGAAGAAAGCGAAGTTGAAAATGCAGATCCTTCCTGTGATAGAGAGAATTCAGAGAACAAACGGTCAGTCCCTCCTACAAAAGATGAGGCAAAGTCTGATGCAAAGGAATTTGAAAGTCAGAGTAAAAATGAGAACGTTTCAGAGCAACATAATTTTGGAGGTGTTGGAGTTATTGTCTCTGCTCGATCTGAAGGGAATACTGAATCAAGCAAGCACACAGGAGCCAGATCACCACGTTATGGTGTTTCTCATTACtcaaacaaacacagcaaaccCGGGGACCAACTTGATGTGAATGTCTTAAGAGAGACTAGAAATCACAATGGAGAAGGGGAGATGTGCATGGAAAAATATGTGTCACAGTATGATATTTCCCCTAAACAAGAATTTGGCCAAAACCCTCAACCCTCTATTCAGTCTCACTCAGCATCATTTAAATACAGTAATCCTGACGTACATTATAAGGCTGCAAAGAGTAGAGGGAAGTTAGGACTAGGGAGTAGTATGGGCACAAACAGATGCCAGAATTATCATCAGCTGGAGGCCAGCTATGGGTCTATTGGCAGGAAGGAGATTGGTGTTTTTGGTATGGAAGGGGGAAGGGCTATCGTCTCAAGAAGTCAAGATAGCAGTTCTCAGTTTCACCAATCATTTCCAAGTCTTTTGCAAGAAGTGCTCCAGGGTCATCACTTAGATAGACGCTATGGCCGTCCCGACCAGACATCTAGTGTTCACCAACAGTCTCAAGATACCTCGCAGTACCGTTATCAAACTAGATTACCTTATAGTATGGATGAAAATTTGAGTTCACATGCAATGGGCTCTCAAACACTTATAAGTGGACTTAATGTCAAATTCAGACAAATGGCCTCTGGGAAACCACCAAATTCAAGTCAAAATCAGGGACCAGATAATGATATTGTTTTAGGCCCTTCTCATCCCTCTTGGGATTCTGAAGCACATAAGCCCAATGTGACTCATGGGATCTCTCTAGAGCAAGACAAAACCAGTCTGTCTCCCAGCCAGTCCTCCCACATGGAGCAGTGTTTAGATCTCACAACAGGAGTCCCTTCAAAGCACATTAACTTGGCTGACTATTCTTTGCAGCACAGAAAACCACCCAGATATGGTACCTCTTCCTCTGCTGTGGAACAATTGCTTTTACAGGAAGCTGAGCCATTGGCATGTGGTGTAGGTCCTATCTGTCACACTCAATCTCAGACATCCTCAGGACGCCGTTCAGTAATCTGTGATGTGTCCCCTTCTCGACGAACAAcaccagaaagagagagaggacacTCTGGGACTTCTGGACCCTCTGTCATTCAGCAGCCATTTTCTTCATCTGGATCAAATGAGCAAAAAGGTAAGGaagaaataaaagtaaagaaaGCACAAAAAAAGGAGGACTCATCAAAGTCTGAAACTGCAGGACAGAACACAGATGGTAACTGTAGCATGCCACCCAGTAAGGAATGTAGTAAGCCCCTTCATCCCCTTGTAGATGTTGATTTCGATATAGAAAAGACCAACAGTGCCAAAGGCAACAGTGAAGCCACCAGCAACCTTCCATATCTTTTGCAAATGTCCTCAAATCCCTTGTCCTCACCTCCAAGGCACCAGTCATTCTCGCAGGCTGTTGACGGTTTCAGAGCATATGGTTTCAGTGACACAGTGGATGGACCAAAAATTATCTCACATCCTAGACCTCATCAACCATTCCACACAGTATCAGCCTATTCTAAAACCACACCATCTACTAACAAGTTACAAGCATTTCCACAGAGTTTACCTCCTCACGAGAGACACGACTGGACTCCTGACAGACAAAGGCTAAGAGGTATAGATAGGCACATTCCTCAGAGACTTTCTGAACAGAAGGGAAAATCCCAAGCTTCAAGTGATATCCTGCCTAGTCAGCATCACCAATCTCGACAGCACCCTTATCCCAGTTCACACTTTGACATGAAAAGGTGGGACACTTATCCTGAACGAGAGGGAGCTGGACAACCCACTACAGTCCCTCATGAGCATGTAGGTTCCAGGCCAGTCACAAATGCTGTCCCCAAACCTGGAGAAGATGGCATTTCAGATAAGAGTGCGGATGACACAGCCAAATCTTTCCACTCACTGGCTTCGGTTGATGCTGTTAGTCCTGCTGAGCAACCTGGTAAGACTAGCCAAGGGATTCATCAGGGGCCGAGAGCAACCAAAACTGGAACATTGACTGAAACCAACCCTTTAATCATGAGAAGGAGAGTTAGATCTTTTATTTCGCCAATTCCAGCTAAGAGGCAGCATCAGGATGTTCCAGGTCAGCGACCAGGATCAGCTTATCACTCCCCACTATCTCAATCCCACTCTGATTCGAAACTTGCAACCAACAATGGTTCTGGCAGTACTGATACTCAGACAAAATTGTCATCTCCCAAAACACAGTATTCTATATCTAGTGCTAATTCACCTTCTCAGCCCAAAGCAAAGTTTCTGCCCCCCAGGAAGGGTCATGGACTAAAACTTGAGGCAATTGTGCGGAAAATTACTCCCAGCGTGAAAAAAAATGACTTCAACAATAGTCACGTAGAATCTAACTTTTCAGAAGTATCTCATTACGCCTCTGACATACCAGACCCTGAGGGCGGTACATCTTTTTCTAGTGTTTCTCAAGGAGAGGAGGCATGCTTATCTTACCTTGATGATTCTCATACTTTAGATGATCTTATGCCATACAGAGTAGTTGAAGATGCATTCTCCTGTGATTCTCAGACCCTCAAACTAGGTGCAACGGCTTCTAGCACTAATGCCCTCAGGAGTTTGCCAAAAGATTTTGACTTTGGATTAGGTGCTGCTGGATCTTCAGGGTCATTGGGTGAAAGTGATAAGGATGATTTTACTTTGTTAGGGCCCCTTCCACCAGCTCCTCCATTACCTTGTCCTGTACAGGGATCTCCTCCATCTTCTTCTGCATTGTCTGACATACAGCAGTTCACAAACACTTATCAACAGCTGGAAACCCGACGAGGTGAGCAGTCAGCTGCTAACCTGCTGAAGCAGAAACTAGAAGAGACTGGCATGGTTTTTGATGATTACCCAGGTGGGGATTACTATGGGACCACCACTGGCCACAGTCAGAGCCCTGGGCACCACCTTCTGTCCCGAGCTTCTCAGCACCAGATGACTTCTCTTAGGTCAACCAGTTCAGATACTAAAACATCAGAAAACACTGTCCCCAAAGGTTATTTTCCATCAGGTAAGAAAAAAGGTCGCCCAGTGGGCAGTGTGAATAAGCAGAAACGTGCCCAAGCACAAATTCAGAATACAGCAGCAAGCATACCTGTGGACTCTGTTCCCTCACCCACAGCTGAACCTCAGTCTGTCCCAATCCCAGACACTGCAAGTGAAGTGCCCCAAGTATCAACACCACCGGACCAAAAACCCTGTCCATCTTTGTCACCTCCTGCTCAAACCCAGGTGGTGAAAGTGGATGTAGAGAGCGAGGAGACCCAGCCGGAGTTAGATGTGAAGCCTGTCAGACATAGACCGAAAAAGGGGAAAGAGGACAATGAGACTCCTGGCGATCAGGGAAGGAGAAGAAGAGGGATGGCTTCCAAAGAGAAGCTGGACACCCAAGCAAGCAGCAGGGGAAATATCAGCCCATGTGGAATATTATCGGATGCCAGGAGTAACTTATTTACTCCTTACATACATGTGGAGAAAAAGATAGCAGAGATCGGGGCTGTCTGTACAATCATTAACGCAGAtgatgaaaaatttaaatgtggAGACAAAGCTGGTCACTTGGCAGTTGATGGCCCATTAAATTTCCCTCTGTCATCTCAACTTgtgagaaaagaaaaggaaaatgaaagaacaaaagaaaactgGGTTTCAGAGCCTGTTGATTCTGCCCTGCAGTCAGGGAAGACACTTCCTACATCTGAATATGTTCTGCCAGGGCCTGTGATATCAGAGACTGGACATACTGGTCGCCTCCTATGCTGCCTTTGCCAGAAATGGGCCAACTACAAACATCTCGGGGATCTTTATGGTCCTTTTTACCCAGCTGAGTATGCAGCCAAGCTCCCTAAGAATCAACCTCAAGTCCGACAAACCTCGTCCAACCATGGGGTATCTACAACAGGTTTCAGTATGACATCCGTTCCAATAGAAACTACTCCCCAGGATACAAGATTACAGGACTCTCAGAATATCAAGTCATGTGCAGATAGTGATCATACAGTAAGTCAGGCAACAAACTCGGCATCCCCAGCCACCACCGTTGGCACTGTCTCTCCCAGCATGGGTGAAGAAATGCCTTTCCAGAATGTTAAGATGAGCAGCTCCACCTCAAAGGTAACGGCTCACACCTGGGATCTGGCTGGAGAACTGACAAGCGAGCTGGGCACATCAAAAGCTCAAGAACTGGACGGTGAAATAGTTTTGAAGCAGTTGCATGTTGAAAATACACAGCAAAGGCCCCAACACAGAAAACTGACATCCCATCCACGCTTCAAACGCAGACATAAGTCCAATGAGGATTTACCTCGAACTGTCCCCATCAACAGCAAAGCATCTCTGCCCTTCCAGCCTCCCCCACCCAGCCTGGACTCTCTGGATCCCATGGCCCAAATGGCCCAGCTCCCACTTGTGCCTCTGGACCCCGAGGAGCTGTGGGTGCATGAGGGCTGCATCGTTTGGACCAGTGGTGTGTACCTGGTCAATGGGAGACTGTATGGCCTTCAGGAGGCACTAGATGGTGCCAGAGATACA AGCTGCTCTCATTGTGAGATGGTGGGCTCCACACTTGGCTGCTACAGTAAAGGCTGCACGCTGAGCTACCACTACCTTTGTGCCATAGAAGCAG ATTGCTCTCTAAATGAAGACAACTTTTCTCTGAGATGTCCAAAGCACAAGGTACGAGACCAAGACTTCACATCTAATGTGGAAATGTCAAGAAGTACCAAG